From one Lycium barbarum isolate Lr01 chromosome 6, ASM1917538v2, whole genome shotgun sequence genomic stretch:
- the LOC132645800 gene encoding uncharacterized protein LOC132645800 isoform X2 has protein sequence MTKSRELCYYDGQGQNTSTSLGNEIVEIEEHGSNGGYVPASELLEINRGLASIKEVEVEGSLYSFDFHNNRDHAVVYVAVGHSSGNSNKISKDSSMDALLWTLNHAVPDYSSTILFLIHIYPETKYIPTPCQVSAEQKENHMAQERGKRRQFLQKFFDACAATKVKVDTILIESDMEAKAILDLIPICNITRLILGTSKANLKKLKSRKGCGTADQILLNAPEFCEVKIICEGKEMVELQMFESPSPKANTADSPKPIQSHTHDQNQAQNESFVCGCFKARVMP, from the exons ATGACGAAGAGCAGAGAGCTGTGTTACTATGATGGTCAAGGACAAAATACTAGTACTAGTTTAGGGAATGAGATTGTAGAAATAGAAGAACATGGGAGTAATGGTGGTTATGTTCCGGCAAGTGAGTTGTTGGAGATCAATAGAGGACTAGCTAGCATAAAAGAAGTTGAAGTTGAAGGTAGTTTATATTCCTTTGATTTCCACAACAACAGGGATCATGCTGTTGTCTATGTTGCTGTTGGACATAGCAGTGGTAATAGTAATAAGATTAGCAAGGACTCAAGCATGGATGCTCTTCTTTGGACTCTCAATCATGCTGTCCCGGATTACTCTTCGACCATTCTTTTCCTCATTCATATCTATCCAGAGACCAAGTACATCCCTACTCCTT GTCAAGTGAGTGCAGAGCAAAAGGAGAACCACATGGCTCAAGAAAGAGGCAAGAGGCGCCAGTTCCTTCAAAAGTTTTTTGATGCATGCGCTGCTACAAAG GTTAAAGTTGACACCATACTTATAGAGAGCGACATGGAAGCGAAAGCCATACTGGACCTTATTCCAATCTGCAACATAACAAGGCTCATCTTGGGCACCTCTAAAGCCAACCTCAA GAAACTAAAGTCGAGAAAAGGTTGCGGAACAGCAGATCAGATATTACTAAATGCACCTGAATTCTGTGAGGTTAAGATAATATGTGAAGGCAAGGAAATGGTTGAGCTGCAGATGTTTGAATCTCCTTCTCCCAAAGCCAATACTGCTGACAGTCCAAAGCCAATTCAGAGTCATACCCACGATCAAAACCAAGCGCAGAATGAATCGTTTGTATGTGGATGCTTTAAAGCCAGAGTCATGCCTTAA
- the LOC132645800 gene encoding uncharacterized protein LOC132645800 isoform X3 — protein MTKSRELCYYDGQGQNTSTSLGNEIVEIEEHGSNGGYVPASELLEINRGLASIKEVEVEGSLYSFDFHNNRDHAVVYVAVGHSSGNSNKISKDSSMDALLWTLNHAVPDYSSTILFLIHIYPETKYIPTPLGLIPIGQVSAEQKENHMAQERGKRRQFLQKFFDACAATKVKVDTILIESDMEAKAILDLIPICNITRLILGTSKANLKKTNGSGQTGLHC, from the exons ATGACGAAGAGCAGAGAGCTGTGTTACTATGATGGTCAAGGACAAAATACTAGTACTAGTTTAGGGAATGAGATTGTAGAAATAGAAGAACATGGGAGTAATGGTGGTTATGTTCCGGCAAGTGAGTTGTTGGAGATCAATAGAGGACTAGCTAGCATAAAAGAAGTTGAAGTTGAAGGTAGTTTATATTCCTTTGATTTCCACAACAACAGGGATCATGCTGTTGTCTATGTTGCTGTTGGACATAGCAGTGGTAATAGTAATAAGATTAGCAAGGACTCAAGCATGGATGCTCTTCTTTGGACTCTCAATCATGCTGTCCCGGATTACTCTTCGACCATTCTTTTCCTCATTCATATCTATCCAGAGACCAAGTACATCCCTACTCCTT TGGGATTGATTCCAATAGGTCAAGTGAGTGCAGAGCAAAAGGAGAACCACATGGCTCAAGAAAGAGGCAAGAGGCGCCAGTTCCTTCAAAAGTTTTTTGATGCATGCGCTGCTACAAAG GTTAAAGTTGACACCATACTTATAGAGAGCGACATGGAAGCGAAAGCCATACTGGACCTTATTCCAATCTGCAACATAACAAGGCTCATCTTGGGCACCTCTAAAGCCAACCTCAA
- the LOC132645800 gene encoding uncharacterized protein LOC132645800 isoform X1, with protein MTKSRELCYYDGQGQNTSTSLGNEIVEIEEHGSNGGYVPASELLEINRGLASIKEVEVEGSLYSFDFHNNRDHAVVYVAVGHSSGNSNKISKDSSMDALLWTLNHAVPDYSSTILFLIHIYPETKYIPTPLGLIPIGQVSAEQKENHMAQERGKRRQFLQKFFDACAATKVKVDTILIESDMEAKAILDLIPICNITRLILGTSKANLKKLKSRKGCGTADQILLNAPEFCEVKIICEGKEMVELQMFESPSPKANTADSPKPIQSHTHDQNQAQNESFVCGCFKARVMP; from the exons ATGACGAAGAGCAGAGAGCTGTGTTACTATGATGGTCAAGGACAAAATACTAGTACTAGTTTAGGGAATGAGATTGTAGAAATAGAAGAACATGGGAGTAATGGTGGTTATGTTCCGGCAAGTGAGTTGTTGGAGATCAATAGAGGACTAGCTAGCATAAAAGAAGTTGAAGTTGAAGGTAGTTTATATTCCTTTGATTTCCACAACAACAGGGATCATGCTGTTGTCTATGTTGCTGTTGGACATAGCAGTGGTAATAGTAATAAGATTAGCAAGGACTCAAGCATGGATGCTCTTCTTTGGACTCTCAATCATGCTGTCCCGGATTACTCTTCGACCATTCTTTTCCTCATTCATATCTATCCAGAGACCAAGTACATCCCTACTCCTT TGGGATTGATTCCAATAGGTCAAGTGAGTGCAGAGCAAAAGGAGAACCACATGGCTCAAGAAAGAGGCAAGAGGCGCCAGTTCCTTCAAAAGTTTTTTGATGCATGCGCTGCTACAAAG GTTAAAGTTGACACCATACTTATAGAGAGCGACATGGAAGCGAAAGCCATACTGGACCTTATTCCAATCTGCAACATAACAAGGCTCATCTTGGGCACCTCTAAAGCCAACCTCAA GAAACTAAAGTCGAGAAAAGGTTGCGGAACAGCAGATCAGATATTACTAAATGCACCTGAATTCTGTGAGGTTAAGATAATATGTGAAGGCAAGGAAATGGTTGAGCTGCAGATGTTTGAATCTCCTTCTCCCAAAGCCAATACTGCTGACAGTCCAAAGCCAATTCAGAGTCATACCCACGATCAAAACCAAGCGCAGAATGAATCGTTTGTATGTGGATGCTTTAAAGCCAGAGTCATGCCTTAA